The genome window AAACGCCACGCCGCCCCCAACGATCCGACAAAACGCCCGTTGGAATCTCAAAAAAAGCGGTGGCAAAAGCCATAACGGAATAAACGCTCATGGCGAGCGTATAGGAACCCGTGAGGCTTTCAAAAATAAGGATCGTGACGGGAAAGAAAAAGCCAATACTGCCAATAAACTCGTTAGTGGCGATGAGGGGGACATTGCGTTTCAGGCGGCGATCTAGGGTGTGGCGTGCGGTTTTCATAATACTGGCAGCCTAGCAAATTCCCTCCCTTAAAAGCCATACTCAAACGGCTGTTAAAAACACAAAAAGTTGCCATGGCGAGGGGGACGTGCTGATATCGCCCGCAGCCCAAGAAAATGAGGATCAGCGAATCATGTGCCTTGCCATTCCCGCCAAGATTACCGAGCTTTTAGAGAGCGACCGCGCCACAGCCAATGTCGGCGGCGTCAATCATGACATTTCCCTCTCGCTGGTTGAGAACGTGGCCGTTGGCGACTATGTGATCGTGCATGTCGGCTTTGCTTTGTCGAAAATCGATCCAGAGGAGGCCGCCAAGACCCTTGCGCTGTTTGACGAGTATCATGCGGCGGGGGCAAGAGCCATCGCGGACAAGGCGGCGGAGGGCGACGCGTGAAGTATATCGACGAGTTTCGCGATAGCGGCCTCGCCCAAAAACTTGCCGCCGCGATCAAGAATGAGGCTCAAGGCGCTCGGCCTGCTGCACAGCCTTTCCGCTTTATGGAGTTTTGTGGCGGCCATACGCACGCGATTTTCCGCTTTGGCCTGCCCGATTTGCTGCCGCCGGAAATCAAGATGATCCACGGCCCTGGTTGCCCTGTTTGTGTCCTGCCGATGGCCAAGATTGATGCCGCAATTCAGCTGGCGCAGCGTTATCCGCTTACGCTTTGCACCTATGGCGATATGATGCGCGTGCCGGGCGGGCAGAGGCTCTCTCTTTTAAAAGCCAAGGCGGCGGGGGCGGACGTGCGGATGGTGCTTTCGCCCCATGACGCGGTAATGCTGGCGAAAGACAATCCCTCGCGTGAGGTTGTATTCTTTGCCATCGGCTTTGAGACGACGACTCCGCCCACCGCCGTGATTGTGAAACAAGCGCAGGCGTTGGGGCTGAAGAACTTCTCGGTTTTTTGCAATCATGTCCTCACGCCGCCCGCTTTGAAATGGCTGTTAGAGGCAAGCGCAGAAGGCGCGGACGGCGTACCTCCCTCAGATGGCTTTGTGGGCCCCAGCCACGTCAGCGCGATTATCGGCACACGCCCCTATGAGATTGCGGCCACGGCTTACGGCAAGCCCGTCGTGATCACAGGCTTTGAGCCTTTGGACGTGCTGCAAGCTATCCTCATGCTGGTGCGGCAGGTGAAGGCGGGCAGGGCGGTTGTCGAGAACGAATACGCCCGCGCGGTAACAGCCGAAGGCAACGTGAAAGCGCAAGCCTTGATGGCCGAGGTTTTTGATCTGCGCGATACATTCGAATGGCGCGGCCTTGGCTGGATTCCGCACAGCGCATTGAAACTGAAAGACGCTTATGGCGCGTTTGATGCAGAAAAACGCTTTGCGCTGGAGCCTAGCACAGCCAAGGAAAATCCCGCGTGCCAATGCCCCGCCATCTTGCGCGGCGCAAAATCACCAGAGGAATGCAAGCTGTTCGGCACGGTCTGCACGCCGGAAAACCCCATCGGCGCGTGCATGGTCTCCAGCGAAGGCGGCTGCGCCGCATGCTACAGTTACGGGCGGAGAAAAGATGAATAGGGAGAACGTTCATACACTTTTCGCGTCATTCCCGCGTTCTCCCTCCCGTCATCCCCGCGAAAGCGGGGATCCCGTTTGTTTTTCTCTCTGCAAACCAAAATCCGGTTTGTTTTCTTCATCATCGCAAACCAAACGGGATTCCGCATCACGCGTCTGGCGCCTTCGCGTTATCCGCTGTGCGGAATGACGAAAAGGGTAGCGTCATTCCCGCTTTGCCCTTTCGCTCACCGCAAGAGCGGTGGGACGAGAGCGCGGGGATGACAACAGGATACACGGATTAATAGAAGGAAACCCGATGACCCAGCGCTTTGAACGATCCCTCGATATCAAGAATGGCCGCGTGGATATGACGCATGGCAGCGGCGGGCGGGCGATGGCGCAGCTTATCGACCAGCTTTTCGCCAAGGCCTTTGACAATCCCGCCTTGGCCGAGGGGAATGATCAGGCGCGGCTTGCGATCCCTGCGGCGGGACGGCTGGCCTTCAGCACCGATAGCTATGTTATCTCACCACTGTTTTTTGCGGGCGGCGATATCGGCTCGCTCGCCGTTCATGGAACCGTGAACGATGTCGCCTTAAGCGGCGCGAAGCCCCTATGGCTCTCGGCAGGCTTTATTTTAGAGGAAGGTTTTCCTCTGGCCGATCTTGAGCGCATCGTGACCTCGATGGCCAAAGCCGCGCAGGAGTGCGGCGTGCAGATTGTTACAGGCGATACCAAGGTGGTGGAAAAGGGCAAGGCTGACGGCGTGTTTATCAATACAGCAGGCGTTGGTCTGATCGCCGAGGGCGTTGATCTCTCCGTCCATAATATACGCGCGGGTGATGCGATTATCGTCAGTGGGACGCTGGGCGATCATGGCGTGGCGGTGATGGCGCAGCGCGAAGGCCTTGTGTTTGATGAGCCCGTTCTATCGGATAGCGCGGCTCTTAATGGGCTTATCGATAACATGATAAAATCAGGCGTAGCGATTCACGCTTTGCGCGATCCCACACGCGGCGGGCTGGCGACCTCACTGAACGAGATGGCGCGGGCGGCAGGCGTAGGAATGCGCCTTAACGAGGCAGCCATCCCTGTGCGCGCCTCCGTGCGCGGCGTGTGCGAGATTCTGGGGCTAGACCCCCTCTATATCGCCAACGAAGGCAAGCTGATTGCCTTTTGCCCTGTGGCTCAGGCTCAAACGCTTTTGACGGCCATGAAAGGTCACGAACATGGCCGTGAGGCAGCGATCATCGGGGAGGTGGTTGAGGATGATCACGCCTTTGTTGAGATGACGACCACACTGGGCGGCCAACGCATGGTCGATTGGCTGGCAGGCGAACAACTGCCAAGGATTTGTTAGGCTTTGAAAAATAAGAGAAAATAGCTTTTTTGTGAGCTGATTTCCCTTCCCAAAAAGGCAAAAGCCAAGAAACTTGACAAAAGGGCAGGTTTCCGTGACATTGCGCCACACCTTACGTAACGGATTAGAGCCTTTCCTAATGGGATGGCTTCAATTGTGATGCAAGGGAAAGGCTCTAACTTATTGGTCACCGAGCAGATTCACGCGACTTGTTGTCCGCTTTAAGCGGCCAACCTCATCGCGATCTGCTCTAAAAATAGGATAACGGAAAATGGCTAAGACAAAGAATGACATCAAGCTCGTCAGCACAGCTGGCACGGGCGTTTTTTATGTCACCAAAAAGAACCCCAAGAACAACACCAAGAAGCTTGAGCTGAAGAAGTACGATCCTCGCATCCGTCAGCATGTTGTTTTCAAAGAAGGCAAGATCAAAGAAGGCAAGAAGTCCTAACTTCCTTTTTAAAAAGAGTTTTCCTTGCCAACGGATGCTGCGCTTAAAGTCGCTTCACGCGATGTTGTGGTGGATGAATCGGTTCTAGAGACCGACGGTATTGCCATTCCCGATTATCTTGAAACCTATTATTGGTGGGCCTACGTTCGGCCTTGGGCCGTGCGTATCTTTGAGCGCGACTGGCTGATCAACCTGATCCTTTGGGGCTTTTATGGGCCGCTGCGCGACAGGGTTCTGGCCGCGCTGGGCGATACGGTATCGGGACGCACGCTGAAAATCTCATGCTGCTATGGCCAGCTAGAGCCGATGCTCGCGCAGCGCGTTGCGGCGGGTGGCGGCACGCTTGACATTATCGATGTCGCGCCTGAGCAGATCAAAAACTCGCGCCGGAAAACGCCTGCCGACTTGCTGGGCAGCGTGGTCAATCACTATCACTGTGATTCAAACGATTTGCCTTTTGCGGATCACGGCTATGATCGCGCGATCATCTTTTTTCTGCCGCACGAACAACCCGAAGCCGTTCGTCGCAAGACCTTCGACGAGGCGTTTCGCGTCGTAAAAAAAGGCGGCACGATCCATGTCGTTGAGTTTGCCAAATCTAAGTGGTGGCACCCTTTGCGCTTTATCTGGTATCCCGTTTTGCTGGTGCTAGAGCCTTTTGCCAAGGATTTATGGACAAAGGAAATCGCCACATGGTTGCCGCATGGCGGCCTTGGCTGCACAGTCGAAAAGAAGACCATCTTCGCTGACTTCTATCAGCTGGTCAAAATCACAACACCTCGGTAGGGATACCTTCCGTCATGCCCGCGAAAGCGGGCATCCCGTTTGTTTTTCAAAAAAGAAAACTGGACTCCCGCTTTCGCGGGAGTGACGGTAGGCGTGACAGCGCCTATGGCCTTCACGACTTATGGTGATGCTTGCCGATGCGCGGCTCATGCCCCGTGATCAGGCGGATAATGTTCCCATAGTGTTTAGCATAAACCATCACGATAATGATCATGGTTACGGGGAGCAGCGTCGACTCTTGAAATGTGATCAGATAGACGGGCAGGGATGCCATCGCGATCAAAGCGCTGGCCGAGGATATCCGCAAGAGGGCGGCCGCCGCCAGCCACGTCAGCATCGCCATCACCGCTGTGGGCCACGATAGCGCGAGCATCACGCCTAGCGCTGTGGCCACGCCCTTACCGCCCTTAAACCTCAGCCACACGGGAAACATATGCCCCAAAAGGACGACCAGCGCCGCCATGGTGGCGCTATCAGGCGCAAGGATCTGCGCGATAGCAACGGCCAGCGTGCCTTTCAGCATATCCAAAAGAAGTGTGAGCGCGGCAAGGCTTTTCTTGCCCGTGCGTAGCACATTGGTCGCCCCAATGTTGCCAGAGCCTATCGCGCGAATATCCCCCGCGCCTGCCACCTTGGTGATCAAAAGCCCAAACGGCACACTGCCCAGCAGATAGGCGAGGACGAGGATAAAGGTATCGGTCATGGGCAAAACCTTTTAGGTGTTTGTTGAAAGAAGCAAATCAAGGCACGCCATACGGACGGCAACACCCATTTCCATTTGTTCAAAGATCACGCTGACCTTGGGATCATCAGCCACAGCGCTGGTGATTTCAACGCCTCGGTTCATAGGCGCAGGGTGCATCACGATCACATCGGGCTTTGCCCACGCCAGCTTTTCATGCGTGAGGCCGTATTCGGCATGATAATGCTCACTTGTCATCGCAAACTCGCCCGCCGCGAGACGCTCATTTTGAACACGCAGCATCATCATAACATCGCTGCCGTCCAGTGCCTCTTTCATCGTCGAGCAAACGGTCGCGCCCAGCTTATCCGACTCTTGGCGAGCAAACTGAGGCGGGGCAAAGAAAAAGACGTGAGCGCCCATCTTTTTAAGCAAAAGAGCATTCGATTTCGCCACGCGGCTATGTTTGATATCGCCAATAATCGCGACTTTAAGCCCCTCTAGTTTGCCTTTATGGCGCTCCATCGTCAGCGCATCGAGCAGCGCTTGCGTCGGGTGTTCGTTCGCGCCGTC of Bdellovibrionales bacterium contains these proteins:
- a CDS encoding HypC/HybG/HupF family hydrogenase formation chaperone, translated to MCLAIPAKITELLESDRATANVGGVNHDISLSLVENVAVGDYVIVHVGFALSKIDPEEAAKTLALFDEYHAAGARAIADKAAEGDA
- the hypD gene encoding hydrogenase formation protein HypD; amino-acid sequence: MKYIDEFRDSGLAQKLAAAIKNEAQGARPAAQPFRFMEFCGGHTHAIFRFGLPDLLPPEIKMIHGPGCPVCVLPMAKIDAAIQLAQRYPLTLCTYGDMMRVPGGQRLSLLKAKAAGADVRMVLSPHDAVMLAKDNPSREVVFFAIGFETTTPPTAVIVKQAQALGLKNFSVFCNHVLTPPALKWLLEASAEGADGVPPSDGFVGPSHVSAIIGTRPYEIAATAYGKPVVITGFEPLDVLQAILMLVRQVKAGRAVVENEYARAVTAEGNVKAQALMAEVFDLRDTFEWRGLGWIPHSALKLKDAYGAFDAEKRFALEPSTAKENPACQCPAILRGAKSPEECKLFGTVCTPENPIGACMVSSEGGCAACYSYGRRKDE
- the hypE gene encoding hydrogenase expression/formation protein HypE, whose amino-acid sequence is MTQRFERSLDIKNGRVDMTHGSGGRAMAQLIDQLFAKAFDNPALAEGNDQARLAIPAAGRLAFSTDSYVISPLFFAGGDIGSLAVHGTVNDVALSGAKPLWLSAGFILEEGFPLADLERIVTSMAKAAQECGVQIVTGDTKVVEKGKADGVFINTAGVGLIAEGVDLSVHNIRAGDAIIVSGTLGDHGVAVMAQREGLVFDEPVLSDSAALNGLIDNMIKSGVAIHALRDPTRGGLATSLNEMARAAGVGMRLNEAAIPVRASVRGVCEILGLDPLYIANEGKLIAFCPVAQAQTLLTAMKGHEHGREAAIIGEVVEDDHAFVEMTTTLGGQRMVDWLAGEQLPRIC
- the rpmG gene encoding 50S ribosomal protein L33 is translated as MAKTKNDIKLVSTAGTGVFYVTKKNPKNNTKKLELKKYDPRIRQHVVFKEGKIKEGKKS
- the rquA gene encoding rhodoquinone biosynthesis methyltransferase RquA, with the translated sequence MPTDAALKVASRDVVVDESVLETDGIAIPDYLETYYWWAYVRPWAVRIFERDWLINLILWGFYGPLRDRVLAALGDTVSGRTLKISCCYGQLEPMLAQRVAAGGGTLDIIDVAPEQIKNSRRKTPADLLGSVVNHYHCDSNDLPFADHGYDRAIIFFLPHEQPEAVRRKTFDEAFRVVKKGGTIHVVEFAKSKWWHPLRFIWYPVLLVLEPFAKDLWTKEIATWLPHGGLGCTVEKKTIFADFYQLVKITTPR
- the plsY gene encoding glycerol-3-phosphate 1-O-acyltransferase PlsY, whose amino-acid sequence is MTDTFILVLAYLLGSVPFGLLITKVAGAGDIRAIGSGNIGATNVLRTGKKSLAALTLLLDMLKGTLAVAIAQILAPDSATMAALVVLLGHMFPVWLRFKGGKGVATALGVMLALSWPTAVMAMLTWLAAAALLRISSASALIAMASLPVYLITFQESTLLPVTMIIIVMVYAKHYGNIIRLITGHEPRIGKHHHKS
- a CDS encoding aspartate carbamoyltransferase catalytic subunit codes for the protein MTATFSHHHILGIEQLSAQDIRTILDLAARYAIQNRSAQKSCGKLAGKVIVNMFFENSTRTRTSFEIAAKRLGAEVINFTASASSMSKGETFSDTIRVMGALQADGFVIRHHEDGSVKLASTLVGGAVLNAGDGANEHPTQALLDALTMERHKGKLEGLKVAIIGDIKHSRVAKSNALLLKKMGAHVFFFAPPQFARQESDKLGATVCSTMKEALDGSDVMMMLRVQNERLAAGEFAMTSEHYHAEYGLTHEKLAWAKPDVIVMHPAPMNRGVEITSAVADDPKVSVIFEQMEMGVAVRMACLDLLLSTNT